Proteins encoded by one window of Dioscorea cayenensis subsp. rotundata cultivar TDr96_F1 chromosome 6, TDr96_F1_v2_PseudoChromosome.rev07_lg8_w22 25.fasta, whole genome shotgun sequence:
- the LOC120263495 gene encoding shaggy-related protein kinase alpha produces MASASVVPSFGLKATTGTNNAVDKLPDEMNDMKIKDDKEIEATVIDGNGTETGHIIVTTIGGRNGQPKQTISYMAERVVGHGSFGVVFQAKCLETGETFAIKKVLQDKRYKNRELQTMRLLDHPNVISLKHCFFSTTEKDELYLNLVLEYVPETVHRVIKHYNKMNQRMPMIYVKLYSYQIFRALAYIHGSIGVCHRDIKPQNLLVNPHTHQLKLCDFGSAKVLVKGEPNISYICSRYYRAPELIFGATEYTSAIDIWSAGCVLAELLLGQPLFPGESGVDQLVEIIKVLGTPTREEIKCMNPNYTEFKFPQIKAHPWHKIFHKRMPPEAVDLVSRLLQYSPNLRSTALDALIHPFFDELRDPNTRLPNGRYLPPLFNFKPHELKGVPTEVLVKLIPEHARKQCAFLGL; encoded by the exons ATGGCTTCAGCGAGTGTGGTGCCATCATTTGGTTTGAAAGCCACTACTGGTACTAACAATGCTGTGGACAAGTTGCCAGATGAAATGAATgacatgaaaataaaagatgataAG GAAATTGAAGCCACAGTCATTGATGGCAATGGGACTGAAACAGGACATATAATTGTAACTACTATCGGCGGTAGAAATGGTCAGCCAAAACAG ACCATTAGCTATATGGCTGAACGTGTTGTGGGACATGGATCATTTGGAGTTGTCTTCCAG GCGAAGTGCCTTGAGACTGGAGAAACATTTGCCATAAAAAAGGTTCTTCAAGACAAGAGATATAAAAACCGGGAGTTGCAGACTATGCGTCTTCTTGACCATCCCAATGTCATATCTCTAAAACACTGTTTCTTTTCAACAACGGAAAAGGACGAACTGTACCTTAACCTGGTTCTGGAATATGTACCTGAGACTGTCCACCGTGTAATCAAACACTACAACAAGATGAACCAGCGTATGCCAATGATCTATGTCAAACTTTATAGCTACCAG ATTTTTAGAGCATTGGCTTATATTCATGGCAGCATTGGAGTGTGCCACAGAGATATCAAGCCACAAAATCTTCTG GTTAATCCACATACACATCAGCTGAAACTCTGTGACTTTGGAAGTGCAAAAGTCTTG GTGAAAGGCGAaccaaatatatcatatatctgCTCTAGATATTACAGAGCTCCTGAGCTTATATTTGGAGCCACTGAATATACCTCAGCTATTGATATCTGGTCTGCTGGATGTGTCCTTGCTGAACTCCTGCTTGGACAG CCTCTCTTTCCCGGTGAGAGTGGAGTGGACCAGCTTGTTGAAATTATAAAG GTTTTGGGCACACCAACAAGGGAAGAAATCAAATGCATGAATCCAAACTACACTGAGTTTAAATTTCCACAAATTAAAGCGCACCCATGGCACAAG ATCTTCCACAAAAGAATGCCGCCTGAGGCTGTAGATCTCGTTTCCCGGCTTCTCCAATACTCGCCAAATTTGAGAAGCACTGCT TTGGATGCATTAATACATCCCTTCTTTGACGAGCTTCGAGACCCCAACACCCGTCTACCTAATGGCCGCTACCTTCCCCCTCTCTTTAACTTCAAGCCTCATG AACTAAAAGGAGTGCCGACCGAAGTTCTAGTGAAGCTGATCCCAGAGCATGCAAGGAAACAATGTGCCTTCCTTGGTCTGTGA